In Pantoea cypripedii, the DNA window TGACCATCTTTGTGTGGAGTAAATCAGGGAAACGTGGAAAGGCACGCCCAATAACATTAAATAAGCTCGAATCGAATCGAGAAAATATTCGCGTTCGGATTTTGCTGCAGTCATAAGCATCCAATTGTCTGAGTCCTGGCCGGCTTCGCCCTGAAACCGGATTATGCCGGAGTAAAATTCTACCGGCTGTAAACAGGGTATACTATCAGTAGATTCTGTATCGTTTAATAATCCTAAAAGCGCATTTTCGACTTACAAATAGAGGGAACATTCGTTTACATACGCTGTCGGAAAAACGAATAATCCTTTAAGATATGCGGGTTTGATCTAAGCACACGAAAGGGGGGGATGTGCTGAATATAGTGAAAAATAAGGCCGGACTGATGAAGATGCGCTGGGTTGGTGCAGCAGTTCTGCTGGCGTTGTACGCAAATAATAGCTGGGCGTTCAACCTTGATGATGTAGCAAAACAGGCTCAGGCCCTGGCAGGGAAAAGCTTTGAAGCGCCTAAGAGCAACTTACCCTCTCAGTTTCGTGAAATGAAATATGCTGATTATCAGCAGATCCAGTTTAACCACGATAAAGCTTACTGGGGCAAATTGCGTACACCGTTCAAACTGGAGTTTTATCACCAGGGTATGTATTTCGATACACCGGTGAAAATCAACGAAGTAACGGCCAATACGGTGCGTGAAATCAAGTACAACCCGGACTATTTCAACTTCGGCAACGTCAAGCATGACGCTGACGCGGTGAAAAACCTTGGTTTTGCCGGATTTAAAGTACTTTATCCGCTGAACGAAAAGGGTAAAAACGACGAGATCACCAGTTTCCTCGGTGCCAGCTACTTCCGCGTGATCGGGGCGGGCCAGGTGTATGGTCTGTCGGCGCGTGGTCTGGCGATTGATACCGCTCTGCCATCGGGCGAAGAGTTCCCGCGCTTTAAAGAGTTCTGGATCGAGCGACCAAAACCGCAGGACAAGCAACTGGTGATCTATGCATTGCTGGATTCACCGCGCGCCTCAGGTGCGTACCGTTTTGTGGTGCGTCCGGGTAAAGAGTCCACCGTTGATGTGCAGTCAAAAATTTATCTGCGTGACAACGTCGGCAAACTGGGTGTCGCTCCGCTGACCAGCATGTTCCTGTTTGGCGCAAATCAGCCGTCGCCGGTCAGCAATTTCCGTCAGGAATTGCATGATTCCAATGGACTTTCCATCCATGCCGGTAACGGCGAGTGGATTTGGCGTCCGCTGAATAACCCGAAACATCTGGCGGTGAGCACCTTCACCATCGAAAGCCCGAAAGGTTTTGGTTTGCTGCAACGTGGCCGCGATTTCAGCCACTATCAGGATCTTGATGACCGCTATGACCTGCGCCCGAGCGGCTGGGTAGAGCCGTTAGGTGACTGGGGCAAAGGCCATGTCGAGCTGGTGGAGATCCCCACCGCCGATGAAACCAACGACAATATCGTGGCTTTCTGGACGCCGGAAAAACTGGCTGAACCGGGTAAAGAGATGAGCTTCCAGTATCGTCTGCACTTTACCCGTGACGAAAACCTGCTGCATTCCGATGATGTTGCCTGGGTGAAAGATACCCTGCGCTCTGCGGGTGATGTGAAGCAGTCCAATCTTGTGCGCCAGCCAGATGGCAGCATCGCCTTTACTGTTGACTTTGTCGGCAGAGCAATGAGCAAACTGCCGGAAAATACGCAGGTTGCCCCACAGGTCAGCGTGGGTAATAACGCCGAGGTGGTTGAGCAGAGCGTGCGTTACAACCCGGTGACCAAAGGC includes these proteins:
- a CDS encoding glucan biosynthesis protein G, which produces MMKMRWVGAAVLLALYANNSWAFNLDDVAKQAQALAGKSFEAPKSNLPSQFREMKYADYQQIQFNHDKAYWGKLRTPFKLEFYHQGMYFDTPVKINEVTANTVREIKYNPDYFNFGNVKHDADAVKNLGFAGFKVLYPLNEKGKNDEITSFLGASYFRVIGAGQVYGLSARGLAIDTALPSGEEFPRFKEFWIERPKPQDKQLVIYALLDSPRASGAYRFVVRPGKESTVDVQSKIYLRDNVGKLGVAPLTSMFLFGANQPSPVSNFRQELHDSNGLSIHAGNGEWIWRPLNNPKHLAVSTFTIESPKGFGLLQRGRDFSHYQDLDDRYDLRPSGWVEPLGDWGKGHVELVEIPTADETNDNIVAFWTPEKLAEPGKEMSFQYRLHFTRDENLLHSDDVAWVKDTLRSAGDVKQSNLVRQPDGSIAFTVDFVGRAMSKLPENTQVAPQVSVGNNAEVVEQSVRYNPVTKGWRLVLRLRVKDNKQPTEMRAALVSGDKTLTETWSYQLPANE